A single genomic interval of Bdellovibrionota bacterium harbors:
- a CDS encoding cation:proton antiporter, whose translation MIHLPPLIRDLALILGAAGFTTLIFKKLKQPVVLGYIIAGILVGPHFSIFPTISDLPNIQIWAEIGVIFLLFGLGLEFSFKKLTKVGGAASITAITEVLGMLGIGYVTGQLLGWSHMDSLFLGGILSISSTTIIIRAFDELGVKNQKFAGLVFGALIVEDLVAILLMVLLSTVSISQQFEGAEMISSVLKLGFFLVLWFVAGILIVPSFLRRAQKLMSSETILIVSLSLCLMMVLLATEAGFSPALGAFIMGSILAETTYVHKIEHIIQPVKDLFGAIFFVSVGMLIDPQVLVEYAGPVVIITIVTIVGKAISTLAGALAAGQTLKHSVQAGLSLSQIGEFSFIIATLGVSLKVTSDFLYPIAVAVSAITTFTTPYMIKYSIPIYEFIQKRVPTKVNDALVKYSSSAQTVSSVSEWKELVRSFFIHIGLNVTLILGIFLLFSKVLSKIIYSNIASGATGVAITLVLTLICAAPFLWALVSKKISYGIYSKLWSNNRLRGAIIALEVVRYVIGLMLIGFLLKQYFSVGIAIAIPTVIIVVLLAAFSSRLQILYNFIEKKFLLNLNEKELNDSKKNPAIAPWDAHIAKFSVFPHSASIGRTLLEIGVREKHGVTIALIERGDLKIKAPDGNEKLYPYDKLSVIGTDEQLSKFKDIIEPSMSTLPDDNELFLLQQIEVDKDSSLLNQSIRSLGIRGKAKAVIVGVERNGERILNPEASFIFNEGDIVWVAGDQNVLEKLR comes from the coding sequence ATGATACATTTACCCCCGCTGATAAGAGATCTTGCATTAATTCTAGGCGCCGCGGGCTTCACTACACTGATTTTTAAAAAACTAAAGCAACCGGTTGTTCTTGGTTATATTATTGCTGGTATTTTGGTTGGTCCTCATTTTTCTATTTTCCCAACAATTTCTGATCTTCCAAATATTCAAATTTGGGCCGAGATCGGAGTGATTTTCTTACTTTTTGGTTTGGGATTGGAATTCAGTTTTAAAAAATTAACGAAAGTGGGCGGAGCAGCTTCGATCACGGCCATCACTGAAGTTCTTGGGATGTTGGGTATTGGTTATGTGACAGGACAACTCTTGGGCTGGTCGCATATGGATAGCTTATTCCTCGGAGGAATTTTATCCATTTCATCTACGACAATTATTATCAGAGCATTTGATGAACTGGGAGTGAAGAATCAAAAATTCGCAGGACTGGTGTTCGGTGCCCTTATTGTAGAAGATTTGGTTGCGATCTTACTTATGGTGTTGCTATCGACTGTTTCTATCAGTCAGCAGTTCGAAGGCGCAGAGATGATCAGCTCTGTCCTCAAGCTTGGATTTTTTTTAGTTCTTTGGTTTGTAGCGGGAATTTTGATTGTTCCATCTTTTCTACGGCGCGCCCAAAAATTAATGTCATCTGAAACGATTTTGATAGTTTCGCTGAGTTTATGTTTGATGATGGTGCTTCTGGCAACAGAGGCAGGATTCTCTCCGGCACTTGGGGCTTTCATTATGGGATCTATTTTGGCGGAGACCACCTATGTTCATAAAATCGAACATATCATTCAGCCCGTAAAAGATTTATTTGGCGCGATCTTTTTTGTCTCTGTTGGAATGTTGATTGATCCTCAAGTTCTCGTTGAATATGCAGGGCCCGTAGTAATCATTACTATTGTTACCATTGTTGGAAAGGCTATCAGTACGCTGGCTGGCGCTTTGGCCGCTGGCCAAACGTTAAAGCACTCGGTACAAGCTGGTTTAAGTCTTTCGCAGATTGGTGAATTTTCTTTTATTATTGCTACGCTAGGAGTGAGTTTAAAGGTCACAAGTGATTTTTTGTATCCCATTGCTGTTGCTGTTTCGGCGATCACGACATTTACCACTCCTTATATGATCAAGTACTCCATTCCTATTTATGAATTCATTCAAAAAAGAGTTCCCACGAAGGTGAATGATGCACTTGTTAAATACAGCTCATCAGCTCAAACTGTAAGCTCTGTGAGCGAGTGGAAAGAATTGGTGAGATCTTTCTTTATTCATATTGGGTTGAATGTGACCTTGATTCTAGGAATCTTTCTTTTGTTCTCAAAAGTCCTTTCAAAAATCATCTACAGCAACATAGCTTCTGGTGCTACAGGAGTAGCGATCACGCTAGTTCTCACATTGATTTGTGCGGCACCATTTTTGTGGGCTCTAGTGAGTAAAAAAATAAGTTATGGAATTTATTCTAAACTTTGGAGCAATAATAGACTGCGGGGGGCGATCATTGCTCTTGAAGTGGTTAGATACGTTATTGGCCTGATGTTGATTGGTTTCCTCCTAAAGCAATATTTTTCCGTAGGGATTGCCATTGCAATTCCTACTGTAATTATCGTGGTACTGTTAGCAGCTTTTTCAAGCCGGTTGCAGATTCTTTATAATTTTATTGAGAAAAAATTTCTGCTTAACCTTAATGAAAAAGAATTAAACGATAGCAAAAAGAATCCTGCGATTGCTCCCTGGGATGCGCATATCGCAAAGTTTTCTGTTTTTCCTCACTCGGCAAGCATAGGCAGAACTCTTTTAGAAATTGGGGTGCGTGAAAAACATGGCGTGACTATTGCCTTGATTGAACGCGGCGATTTAAAAATCAAAGCCCCCGATGGTAACGAAAAGCTTTATCCCTACGACAAACTTTCTGTTATCGGAACAGATGAGCAGCTCAGCAAATTCAAGGATATCATCGAGCCAAGCATGAGTACGCTCCCCGATGATAATGAGCTGTTCTTATTGCAGCAGATAGAAGTGGATAAAGATTCAAGTCTCTTGAACCAATCAATCCGTTCTTTAGGAATCAGAGGAAAAGCAAAGGCCGTCATCGTAGGCGTTGAAAGAAACGGCGAAAGAATACTAAACCCAGAAGCCTCATTTATCTTCAACGAAGGCGACATCGTCTGGGTAGCCGGCGACCAAAACGTTCTCGAAAAACTGAGATGA
- a CDS encoding transglycosylase SLT domain-containing protein, with amino-acid sequence MKHLRSTILTFIPAALIFVSCSSLDSAQRAIASEAEKKENENQWIEDYKKSEKTCQAFKNFLKQEAPTPEIKAVVNLRYAQKCNKKQNIVKDLKHDWLKKDAIISGLRETNSPELFAEYYEAYLNLDVQARATLEFLERANLYRKNIKKVNPAKQKELFDKMLFMFPAFYVEYGRDIPEKKLFEAAYGLRMQRKFAPSRKIYNQIIKESTRDLDKYKSVKSKADELDDIFKAYEYSRITYRVEESKEKGIAEFKKGHKFFETYFLKNPKKEFAKFYTDSTVQLARDMWTEGQIEAAKNLLLEAAKNSPKSASLDQVYWVLGRMDQEKKNYSGAIEYFEKALEEDPDKTFRLKLLWLVAWNAKKNNQLEKAIDGLEALESKSKGPDDEVSYYKSLFWQAMLYRDMKKEEKAKDILKEISEENTLGYYGRLATLEINPKFFEKELSSEVKMEESDIVDPSREKTIQTLLAMDEPQILSEYLSDLWRSIGKSSRKKIATRLQFLAWSSDSGLLKENQQIIEIFEKDSKLELFEKAPSFFYPKPHFEIVEKYAKKFKVPHELVYSIMRQESLFDAKARSPADAFGLLQLLPRVAAKHTDETAVTFSNPEELYNPAIILPLGIAHLRQLLNIFDNSMLLTAAGYNAGVNPVKGWLKSRYEGNTYEFIEDIPYLETEYYAKLVFRNLSFYVQFNKSLDAKAKIDLLTNYFKIKDESAKPQSAPKKSP; translated from the coding sequence ATGAAGCATCTTCGCTCGACAATCCTGACATTTATTCCTGCTGCACTCATCTTTGTGTCCTGCAGTTCTTTGGACTCAGCGCAACGTGCGATTGCATCTGAGGCTGAGAAAAAAGAAAATGAAAATCAATGGATTGAGGATTATAAAAAATCTGAAAAAACCTGCCAAGCTTTTAAAAATTTTCTAAAGCAAGAAGCCCCAACTCCAGAGATAAAAGCGGTCGTGAATCTAAGATATGCTCAGAAGTGCAATAAAAAACAGAATATCGTAAAGGATCTAAAACATGATTGGTTAAAAAAAGATGCCATCATCAGTGGTTTGAGAGAAACCAATAGTCCAGAATTATTTGCGGAGTACTATGAGGCGTATTTAAATCTCGACGTGCAGGCCAGAGCGACGCTTGAATTTTTAGAAAGAGCAAATCTCTATAGAAAAAATATAAAAAAAGTTAATCCTGCAAAACAAAAAGAACTATTTGATAAGATGCTTTTTATGTTTCCAGCATTCTATGTAGAGTATGGACGAGACATTCCAGAGAAAAAACTTTTTGAAGCGGCCTATGGCTTACGTATGCAAAGAAAATTTGCTCCCAGTCGAAAAATTTATAATCAAATCATTAAGGAATCCACAAGAGACCTTGATAAGTACAAATCAGTAAAATCTAAAGCCGATGAGCTAGATGATATTTTTAAAGCTTATGAGTATTCTAGAATTACTTATAGAGTTGAGGAAAGTAAAGAGAAGGGAATTGCGGAGTTTAAAAAAGGTCATAAATTTTTTGAAACGTATTTTTTGAAAAATCCTAAAAAGGAATTCGCAAAATTCTATACGGACTCTACTGTTCAACTTGCAAGAGACATGTGGACTGAAGGGCAAATAGAGGCAGCTAAAAACTTGCTGCTAGAAGCGGCCAAGAACTCTCCCAAATCCGCATCACTTGATCAAGTCTACTGGGTTCTTGGAAGAATGGATCAGGAAAAGAAAAATTATTCTGGAGCGATCGAATATTTCGAAAAGGCCCTAGAAGAAGATCCGGATAAAACTTTTAGATTAAAACTACTCTGGCTGGTGGCTTGGAATGCCAAGAAGAACAATCAGCTTGAAAAAGCCATCGACGGACTGGAGGCCTTGGAAAGTAAAAGCAAGGGGCCAGACGACGAAGTTTCCTACTACAAGAGCTTGTTTTGGCAAGCCATGCTCTATAGAGATATGAAGAAAGAAGAAAAGGCCAAAGATATATTGAAAGAAATTTCTGAAGAAAATACTTTGGGCTATTACGGAAGACTCGCGACTCTAGAGATCAATCCCAAATTTTTTGAAAAAGAACTTTCCTCGGAAGTAAAAATGGAGGAAAGCGATATTGTTGATCCATCTAGAGAAAAAACAATTCAAACATTACTGGCTATGGACGAACCTCAGATTCTGTCTGAGTACCTAAGTGATTTGTGGAGAAGTATAGGAAAATCTTCTCGTAAAAAAATAGCAACGAGACTTCAATTCCTAGCTTGGTCGAGTGATTCTGGGCTTCTGAAGGAGAATCAACAGATCATAGAAATTTTTGAAAAGGATTCCAAACTCGAACTCTTCGAAAAAGCTCCGTCGTTCTTTTATCCAAAACCACATTTTGAAATCGTTGAAAAATACGCTAAAAAATTTAAAGTTCCCCATGAATTGGTTTATTCGATCATGAGACAAGAATCGCTCTTTGATGCAAAGGCAAGATCTCCTGCGGATGCCTTCGGGTTATTACAATTGTTACCAAGAGTTGCTGCCAAGCACACGGACGAAACAGCAGTGACATTCTCAAATCCTGAAGAGCTTTATAACCCAGCAATCATTCTGCCATTGGGAATTGCACACTTGAGACAGCTCCTAAATATTTTTGACAACTCAATGTTGCTGACTGCAGCGGGATACAATGCCGGCGTCAATCCTGTCAAAGGTTGGTTGAAATCTCGCTACGAAGGCAATACATACGAATTCATTGAAGACATTCCGTATTTAGAAACTGAATACTATGCAAAACTGGTTTTTAGAAATTTATCTTTTTATGTGCAATTCAACAAAAGTTTAGATGCGAAGGCTAAGATCGATCTTTTAACAAATTATTTTAAAATAAAAGATGAGTCAGCTAAGCCTCAAAGCGCGCCTAAGAAGTCACCGTAG
- a CDS encoding ATP-binding protein codes for MNQIKKIFLYPQKSLRTMLTLWFLLFSLIPLTFITGYSLVQFEKVFSDEMLKRLNDNFIVISKSIDELKNYLKTSGELHTTDDGLVYNISTKNIPNLKRAASEWLGAGYLDQISLFDREGQLIVAFKKDEDGFIINELQLEKGDVFLTDSLIKTIKEKNQIILSDINPKSGFDLISYSKIVGKRKNIDGYIQETIRIDQKFIDNLKTRFNLDVLILDKEFKPIVSTQPDFLLIGASAYQKGQTDNIKFITIESKSEPYSLLIKPFEKEQENIKFGLASSKKEIDATTKRINKTVFSVVGVVILLILFALWIVSRILIQPLVQLMSAVKNLESGGAHTYIQADSGTEIGELTKSFNDMSKKVTKAQNELTKKVKELEKTNQELQEAQAQLVHTAKMGSLGQVVAGVAHELNNPIGFIYSNMGVLKDYIDRFEKLIEVAEKSPKKLDAAKEEVDYEYMMKDLPKLIRSCQDGAKRVRDIVLNLKNFSRSDELEKKEYDLEEGLESTLQILKSELKDIEVHTKFGKIPLIYCYAGQINQVFMNIVSNAIQAIDGKGEIWIETKKKGLEVVISIRDDGRGIPEKALSKIFDPFFTTKPVGKGTGLGLSISYGIIEKHNGQILVDSEVGKGTEFKIILPMITPKNT; via the coding sequence ATGAATCAAATTAAAAAGATTTTTCTATATCCGCAAAAATCTCTAAGAACCATGCTGACGCTTTGGTTTCTATTGTTCTCTTTGATTCCGCTCACATTCATTACGGGATATTCACTAGTCCAATTTGAAAAAGTATTCAGCGACGAAATGCTCAAACGTTTGAATGATAATTTTATTGTTATTTCCAAATCTATCGATGAACTAAAAAATTATTTAAAAACTTCAGGCGAACTCCATACAACTGACGATGGTTTGGTTTACAATATCTCTACCAAAAATATTCCCAACCTAAAAAGAGCAGCTTCGGAGTGGCTGGGCGCAGGCTACCTGGATCAGATTTCTCTATTTGATAGAGAGGGGCAGCTGATCGTGGCCTTCAAAAAAGATGAAGATGGGTTTATCATTAACGAGCTCCAGTTAGAAAAGGGCGATGTTTTCCTGACAGATTCTTTGATAAAAACCATTAAAGAAAAAAATCAAATTATTCTGAGCGATATCAACCCTAAATCAGGTTTTGATTTGATCTCCTATTCCAAGATTGTGGGCAAAAGAAAAAACATCGACGGTTACATTCAGGAGACCATCCGTATCGATCAAAAATTTATTGATAACCTAAAAACTAGATTTAACCTAGATGTTTTGATTTTGGATAAAGAATTCAAACCGATTGTTTCCACTCAACCTGATTTCTTACTGATTGGGGCTTCCGCCTATCAAAAGGGTCAAACAGACAACATAAAGTTCATCACAATTGAAAGCAAGAGTGAGCCCTATTCTCTATTGATTAAGCCTTTCGAAAAAGAACAAGAAAATATTAAGTTTGGTTTAGCTTCTTCCAAGAAAGAAATCGACGCGACAACAAAAAGAATCAACAAAACGGTATTCAGCGTTGTGGGCGTCGTGATTCTTTTGATTCTTTTTGCACTTTGGATTGTTTCCCGAATTTTGATTCAACCTTTAGTGCAATTGATGAGTGCGGTTAAAAATTTAGAAAGTGGCGGCGCACACACATATATCCAAGCCGACTCCGGAACCGAGATTGGGGAATTAACGAAGAGCTTTAATGATATGTCCAAGAAAGTGACGAAAGCACAAAACGAACTGACCAAAAAAGTAAAGGAACTCGAAAAGACAAACCAAGAATTGCAAGAGGCCCAAGCACAACTTGTTCACACTGCTAAGATGGGAAGTCTTGGTCAAGTGGTGGCGGGAGTCGCCCACGAGCTCAATAACCCTATTGGGTTTATTTACAGCAATATGGGAGTGCTCAAGGATTATATCGATCGTTTTGAAAAGCTTATCGAAGTGGCCGAGAAATCCCCAAAGAAACTTGACGCTGCAAAAGAAGAAGTGGATTACGAGTACATGATGAAGGATCTGCCAAAGCTCATTAGGTCTTGCCAAGATGGCGCAAAAAGAGTGAGGGACATTGTCCTTAATCTTAAAAATTTCTCAAGATCTGACGAGCTCGAGAAAAAAGAGTATGATCTTGAAGAGGGATTAGAGAGTACGCTGCAAATTCTAAAGAGCGAATTAAAAGATATTGAAGTCCACACCAAGTTCGGGAAAATTCCGCTGATTTATTGTTATGCAGGGCAAATCAACCAAGTCTTTATGAATATAGTTTCCAATGCAATTCAAGCCATCGATGGTAAGGGCGAGATCTGGATTGAGACCAAGAAAAAAGGGTTAGAAGTTGTTATCTCTATTAGGGATGATGGCAGAGGAATTCCCGAAAAAGCTTTAAGTAAAATTTTTGATCCATTCTTTACCACAAAACCCGTAGGCAAAGGCACCGGCCTGGGTCTGTCGATTTCTTACGGAATTATCGAAAAACACAACGGCCAAATCCTTGTGGATTCCGAAGTGGGCAAAGGTACAGAGTTTAAAATCATTTTGCCAATGATTACTCCGAAAAATACATAA
- a CDS encoding glycerol-3-phosphate dehydrogenase/oxidase, with product MSFSFLDRKQIIKKMSETEYDVVIIGGGITGAGVARDAASRGMRVALVEASDFASGTSSRSSKLIHGGIRYLENMEFHLVFEALSERALLFKIAPHMVHPLRFLLPLYKGSRVGMNKMGLGMWLYDALSLFRAPKLHERLSAKKSVGRIPILQPKNLMGSFVYSDAYMDDDRLVIETLRSAKRLGADQISYVKAVGAKMTNEKVTALDCEDVLSGQKFTLKGKHFVSTVGPWTDILGESLLKTWKKLLRPSKGIHITLSKDRLPLPCAMVMATEGEKRIVFGIPRHEMIIIGTTDTDFKDNPSTVHSTKADVDYLLKVVEEYFPGAIRKEDILASYAGVRPLVHDGSETESKTSREHVILEDPRNITFVAGGKYTTYRKMAEQTVEKFLKNYSKADRKKFKTGNTKVALNPKVTAESFKEAQSKLDELTSKTHFSKNEIQILLDRHGSEAFDIVSQYYSPAQTSVWEMEAHFASNESMCGKLLDFYLRRVPLFLAEKDHGFKHLERLSQIFQQKLDWSEEERQLNIADVRKHESFELSWKK from the coding sequence ATGAGTTTTTCTTTTTTAGATCGCAAACAAATCATCAAAAAAATGTCCGAAACAGAATATGATGTGGTGATCATCGGTGGCGGAATCACGGGCGCAGGTGTCGCAAGAGATGCTGCTAGCCGTGGAATGAGAGTAGCCCTCGTAGAAGCTTCTGACTTTGCTTCCGGAACAAGTTCAAGATCATCCAAACTCATTCATGGTGGAATTCGTTATTTAGAAAATATGGAATTCCATTTGGTCTTCGAGGCTCTCTCAGAGAGAGCGCTTCTTTTTAAAATTGCACCGCACATGGTTCATCCTTTGAGATTTCTACTTCCACTTTACAAGGGGAGCAGAGTGGGTATGAATAAAATGGGCCTCGGCATGTGGCTCTATGATGCCCTTTCACTTTTTCGCGCGCCAAAACTTCACGAAAGACTTTCTGCCAAAAAATCTGTTGGAAGAATTCCAATCCTACAGCCCAAAAATCTGATGGGTTCTTTTGTTTATTCAGATGCATACATGGACGACGATAGACTTGTAATTGAAACCTTAAGATCTGCAAAGCGCTTAGGAGCGGATCAAATCAGTTACGTGAAGGCCGTTGGCGCAAAAATGACGAACGAAAAAGTGACGGCGTTGGATTGCGAAGATGTTCTCTCCGGGCAAAAATTCACTCTCAAGGGGAAACATTTTGTTTCGACGGTCGGTCCATGGACAGATATCTTGGGGGAAAGTCTGTTGAAAACGTGGAAAAAACTTCTTCGCCCATCAAAAGGAATTCACATTACGCTCAGTAAGGATCGCTTGCCACTTCCGTGTGCTATGGTGATGGCAACGGAAGGAGAAAAAAGAATCGTATTCGGAATACCTAGACACGAAATGATCATCATCGGAACTACCGATACAGATTTCAAAGATAATCCATCAACAGTTCACTCAACAAAAGCCGACGTCGATTATCTTTTAAAAGTAGTAGAAGAATACTTTCCTGGTGCCATCAGAAAAGAAGACATCCTGGCATCTTATGCAGGAGTAAGGCCCTTGGTACATGATGGATCGGAAACAGAAAGTAAAACGAGTCGCGAACATGTGATTTTAGAAGATCCACGCAATATCACCTTCGTTGCTGGCGGAAAATACACGACATATAGAAAAATGGCCGAACAAACTGTAGAAAAATTCTTAAAAAATTATTCAAAAGCTGATCGAAAGAAATTTAAAACCGGAAATACTAAGGTCGCTCTCAATCCAAAAGTGACTGCAGAAAGTTTTAAAGAAGCCCAAAGTAAACTCGATGAACTCACTTCCAAGACTCATTTCTCGAAAAACGAGATCCAAATACTTTTAGACCGTCATGGTTCAGAGGCGTTTGATATTGTGAGTCAGTACTATAGTCCAGCGCAAACCTCGGTTTGGGAAATGGAAGCGCACTTCGCATCAAATGAGTCTATGTGTGGAAAACTATTGGATTTTTATCTAAGGCGGGTACCACTATTCTTGGCGGAGAAGGATCATGGTTTTAAGCATCTCGAGCGATTGTCACAAATCTTCCAGCAAAAATTAGATTGGAGCGAGGAAGAGCGTCAGCTTAATATCGCAGATGTACGCAAACACGAAAGCTTTGAGCTCTCGTGGAAGAAATAG
- a CDS encoding rod shape-determining protein, protein MSFFSKISEYFSHDIAIDLGTANTLVFAKGRGIILNEPSVVAVQKNVRGSHQSRVLAVGKEAKEMLGRTPGSIVAIRPIKDGVIADFEVTQSMLKYFISKSTGAKKSFIRPRIIICVPYGITQVEKKAVKESAHSAGAREVYLIEEPMAAAIGAGLPITEPSGNMVVDIGGGTTGVAVISLGGIVYCKSIKVAGDKFDEAIVNYVRRQFNLLIGERTAENIKIAIGNAYPFEQEKTMEIKGRDLVAGAPKTIEITSTQVHDALMDPLSEVVDAVKTALEKTPPELASDIVDNGIVLTGGGALLSNLDVLLRERTGLPVSISEDPLTCVVMGSGKVLEEIKLLRQLTTD, encoded by the coding sequence ATGAGTTTTTTCAGTAAGATATCTGAGTATTTCTCTCATGATATTGCTATCGATTTGGGAACAGCGAACACGCTTGTGTTTGCAAAAGGTCGCGGAATTATTTTGAACGAGCCTTCGGTGGTTGCGGTTCAAAAAAACGTGAGAGGCTCACACCAATCAAGAGTGCTTGCCGTTGGTAAAGAAGCAAAAGAGATGCTAGGAAGAACTCCAGGCAGTATCGTTGCGATCCGCCCAATCAAAGACGGCGTAATTGCTGACTTCGAAGTTACGCAATCAATGTTAAAATATTTTATTTCAAAATCTACGGGAGCTAAGAAAAGCTTCATTCGTCCAAGAATCATCATCTGCGTTCCCTACGGAATCACTCAAGTGGAAAAGAAAGCCGTAAAAGAATCTGCACACTCCGCTGGAGCAAGAGAAGTTTATTTGATCGAAGAACCAATGGCAGCAGCTATCGGTGCAGGCTTACCAATCACAGAACCAAGTGGAAACATGGTTGTAGACATTGGTGGCGGAACAACTGGCGTTGCTGTGATTTCACTCGGCGGTATCGTTTATTGTAAATCCATTAAAGTTGCTGGTGATAAATTTGATGAAGCAATTGTGAATTATGTTCGTCGCCAATTCAATTTGTTGATTGGCGAGAGAACTGCCGAAAATATTAAAATCGCAATTGGAAATGCTTACCCATTTGAGCAAGAGAAAACAATGGAGATCAAAGGACGTGATCTCGTTGCTGGTGCTCCGAAAACAATCGAGATCACAAGCACTCAAGTGCACGACGCTTTGATGGATCCACTTTCTGAAGTGGTAGATGCTGTGAAAACTGCTCTAGAAAAAACTCCTCCAGAACTTGCAAGTGATATCGTGGACAACGGTATCGTTCTTACAGGTGGCGGAGCATTGCTATCAAATCTTGATGTTCTGTTGAGAGAAAGAACGGGTCTTCCGGTTTCTATCTCTGAAGATCCACTCACTTGCGTTGTTATGGGGTCAGGCAAAGTGCTTGAAGAGATCAAGCTCCTCAGACAACTCACAACGGACTAA
- the lpoB gene encoding penicillin-binding protein activator LpoB — MKFLVLIIALSLTACGPKAFKKGDYDENVESTNLLNDKWSETDMQKVVKDLVASLTAHRSIAAAKKEPLVMITQLQNKTSEHIDTQSVMDMVRVELMNSGKVLFVDKEAREDIKGEYDYQDTGMVSKDTKKGPGKQEGADYILNGRLDSIVQEVGKDKTVYYKVTLNLTSLERNVIVWSGYKQIRKIYKKKSIGL; from the coding sequence ATGAAGTTTCTAGTATTAATAATCGCATTGTCTTTGACTGCGTGTGGACCAAAAGCCTTCAAAAAAGGTGACTACGATGAGAACGTAGAGAGCACAAACTTACTCAACGACAAATGGTCTGAAACCGACATGCAAAAAGTGGTTAAAGATCTAGTGGCAAGCTTAACGGCGCACAGATCTATCGCAGCAGCAAAAAAAGAACCACTTGTGATGATCACGCAATTACAAAATAAAACGAGCGAACACATCGACACACAAAGTGTGATGGATATGGTGCGTGTAGAATTAATGAATTCTGGAAAAGTATTATTCGTGGATAAAGAAGCCAGAGAAGACATCAAAGGCGAATACGACTACCAAGACACGGGAATGGTTTCTAAAGACACCAAAAAAGGTCCGGGAAAACAAGAAGGTGCAGATTATATTCTTAATGGCCGCTTAGATTCTATTGTGCAAGAAGTTGGAAAAGACAAAACTGTTTATTACAAAGTGACTTTGAATCTAACAAGCTTAGAAAGAAACGTCATAGTTTGGTCTGGATACAAGCAAATCAGAAAAATCTACAAAAAGAAATCTATAGGATTATAA
- a CDS encoding HAD family hydrolase, whose product MQYKDFSDETWSFITRQIDDAVKAPGPHYAAFDADGTLWDNDAGNAFFDYEIDNQLVPLPPEPWKHVYAVKEQDPKKAFLWLAQIHKGVPITTVRQWAQDSLSNRNGIPCFPAIKKLIEYLRSKNVQVFVVTASVKWAVEPCVAQLNIPFENVLGIQTKIIDGVCSDIQEGHITYREGKAHAILEKTNNIRPILACGNTMGDYWLLDIATHVQLAVRTESHDVAFKDKNILNQEKALYHEAIQRKWLTHNFLG is encoded by the coding sequence ATGCAGTACAAAGATTTTTCAGATGAGACTTGGAGTTTTATTACGAGGCAAATAGATGATGCCGTGAAGGCCCCGGGCCCTCATTATGCAGCCTTTGATGCCGACGGCACCCTTTGGGACAACGACGCGGGCAATGCCTTCTTTGACTATGAAATTGATAATCAACTTGTACCGCTACCGCCGGAACCCTGGAAACATGTTTATGCCGTGAAAGAACAAGATCCCAAGAAGGCTTTCTTATGGCTTGCGCAAATTCATAAGGGCGTTCCCATCACGACTGTCCGTCAGTGGGCGCAAGATTCCTTGAGCAATCGAAATGGTATTCCGTGCTTTCCTGCAATTAAAAAACTGATCGAATATCTGCGATCAAAAAATGTTCAGGTCTTTGTAGTTACGGCTTCCGTAAAATGGGCCGTGGAGCCTTGTGTGGCTCAACTCAATATTCCTTTTGAAAATGTTTTGGGAATTCAAACCAAGATCATCGATGGTGTGTGCTCAGATATTCAAGAAGGACACATTACTTACCGCGAAGGCAAAGCTCACGCGATACTAGAAAAAACCAACAACATTAGACCCATTTTGGCTTGCGGAAACACCATGGGAGATTATTGGCTCTTAGACATTGCAACTCACGTGCAACTTGCTGTGAGAACAGAAAGCCATGATGTCGCATTTAAAGACAAAAATATTCTGAATCAAGAAAAAGCTCTCTACCACGAAGCCATCCAAAGAAAATGGCTAACTCATAATTTCTTAGGCTAA